A genomic region of Actinomycetes bacterium contains the following coding sequences:
- a CDS encoding prepilin peptidase codes for MLEALAGLLGLLVGSFLNVVIYRVPRGESVVHPRSRCPGCGYELAWYDNVPVLSWLLLRRRCRRCRAPISARYPLVEALTAVVFGMLAWRFGATWQLPAFLYLGAVGVALAFIDLDTKRLPDVLTLPSYLVGGALLLLPAALDGNWSAYLRAWLGALALFGFYFLLAFIYPAGMGFGDVKLAGVLGLYLAWLGWGVLVVGGFLGFLLGGLIGGGLMIVRRAGRKSKIPFGPFMILGAFLALWIGQPLTDWYAGILG; via the coding sequence GTGCTTGAAGCCCTAGCCGGCCTGCTCGGCCTGCTCGTCGGCTCGTTCCTCAACGTGGTCATCTACCGGGTGCCCCGTGGGGAGTCGGTCGTGCACCCGCGGTCACGCTGCCCGGGGTGCGGATACGAGCTGGCCTGGTACGACAACGTGCCGGTGCTCAGCTGGCTGCTGCTGCGCCGGCGGTGCCGTCGCTGTCGGGCGCCGATCAGCGCCCGGTACCCGCTGGTCGAGGCGCTGACTGCGGTGGTCTTCGGCATGCTCGCCTGGCGGTTCGGGGCAACCTGGCAGCTGCCGGCCTTCCTCTACCTGGGGGCGGTCGGGGTCGCGCTGGCGTTCATCGACCTGGACACCAAACGGCTGCCGGACGTCCTGACCCTGCCGTCCTACCTGGTCGGCGGGGCTCTGCTGCTGCTGCCGGCCGCGCTGGACGGGAACTGGTCGGCCTATCTGCGCGCCTGGCTGGGCGCCTTGGCGCTGTTCGGGTTCTACTTCCTGCTGGCCTTCATCTACCCGGCCGGCATGGGCTTCGGCGACGTGAAGCTGGCGGGCGTCCTCGGCCTCTACTTGGCCTGGTTGGGGTGGGGGGTCCTCGTGGTCGGCGGCTTCCTGGGATTCCTGCTCGGTGGCCTCATCGGCGGCGGCCTGATGATCGTCCGGCGGGCCGGCCGCAAGTCGAAGATTCCCTTTGGGCCCTTCATGATTCTCGGCGCCTTCCTGGCCTTGTGGATCGGCCAGCCGCTCACCGACTGGTACGCCGGCATCCTCGGCTGA